A stretch of the Glycine soja cultivar W05 chromosome 13, ASM419377v2, whole genome shotgun sequence genome encodes the following:
- the LOC114382380 gene encoding probable GTP diphosphokinase CRSH, chloroplastic has product MEVLQLLASDFTLRHSLSKPTVSLPPTHSLSVVVFRRRRSPCGGRWWAPRACAVEVSESEGGKMVMELVGAFNELTERMNVLSTSSSRLLFKCLKLSIPILQSSPLAPDGRSPLSKALSVALLLADLQMDAEVISAGIFRAVLEAGELSIHEIRNQMGLATAHLLHESLRVNNFPSRIDVVDDDNAAALRKFCLTYYDIRALILDLALKLDMMRHLDYLPRYQQQIISMQVMKIHAPLAHAVGTTYLSLELEDLSFQYLFPYSYLYVDAWLRSHETGGVSLIDIYKEELLRNLKADSLLAELVDDVSIKGRFKSRYSTMKKLLKDGRKPEDVNDVLGMRVILNPKAGENALEAGERACYRTHQIIQSMWKEIPYRTKDYIARPKANGYKSLHMAVDVSENGKTRPLMEIQIRTTEMDRLAVGGTAAHSLYKAGLTDPEEAKRLKTIMLAAAELAALRLKDFPTSTNHKGIEIHQRDRVFRLLDKNGDGKISIEELTEVMEELGAPAEDAREMMQLLDSNSDGSLSSDEFHMFQEQVELVRNLEVRDDQYKKLLDEKLHMADESGLIQVYSKEFGNRLAS; this is encoded by the exons ATGGAGGTGTTGCAGTTGCTGGCTTCCGATTTTACCCTCCGCCATTCCCTTTCCAAGCCCACCGTCTCCCTTCCTCCCACTCACTCACTCTCCGTCGTCGTGTTCCGGCGGCGGAGATCACCCTGCGGCGGGCGGTGGTGGGCTCCGCGAGCATGCGCGGTGGAGGTGTCGGAGTCGGAGGGAGGGAAGATGGTGATGGAGCTGGTGGGAGCCTTCAACGAGTTGACGGAGAGAATGAACGTGCTGTCGACGAGCTCTTCGCGTCTTCTGTTTAAGTGCCTCAAACTCTCCATCCCCATCTTGCAGAGCTCTCCTCTCGCTCCCGATGGCCGTTCCCCTCTCTCCAAAGCCTTATCCGTCGCCTTGCTCCTCGCTGATCTCCAA ATGGATGCCGAGGTAATCTCTGCTGGGATATTCAGAGCAGTATTGGAGGCGGGTGAGTTGAGCATACATGAAATTCGGAATCAGATGGGTCTAGCCACTGCTCATTTGCTGCACGAGAGTTTGCGGGTGAATAATTTTCCATCCAGAATAGATGTTGTGGATGATGATAATGCTGCTGCATTGAGAAAGTTCTGCCTCACTTACTATGACATCAGGGCTTTGATTCTGGACCTGGCTTTGAAGCTTGACATGATGAGACACCTTGATTATCTGCCCAGATATCAGCAGCAGATTATTTCTATGCAGGTTATGAAGATACATGCTCCTCTTGCTCATGCTGTGGGAACTACCTACTTGTCACTGGAATTGGAAGATCTCTCGTTTCAGTACTTATTTCCTTATTCATATCTTTATGTGGATGCGTGGTTGCGAAGTCATGAGACTGGGGGTGTATCTCTTATTGACATCTACAAGGAGGAACTGCTCCGTAATCTAAAGGCTGATTCCTTGCTTGCTGAACTTGTGGATGATGTCTCGATCAAAGGTCGCTTTAAGAGTCGTTATAGCACAATGAAGAAGCTGTTGAAGGATGGTCGGAAGCCAGAAGATGTGAATGATGTACTTGGGATGCGAGTGATATTGAATCCTAAGGCTGGAGAGAATGCATTAGAGGCTGGAGAGAGAGCATGTTATAGGACTCATCAGATCATCCAATCTATGTGGAAGGAAATCCCTTATCGGACAAAGGATTATATTGCCAGGCCAAAAGCAAATGGATATAAAAGTTTGCATATGGCAGTTGATGTGAGTGAAAATGGTAAGACAAGACCATTGATGGAAATACAGATAAGAACAACTGAAATGGACAGGCTAGCAGTTGGTGGAACAGCTGCTCATTCATTATACAAGGCTGGCCTTACTGATCCTGAGGAG GCAAAGCGTCTGAAGACCATCATGTTGGCTGCAGCTGAATTGGCTGCGCTGCGCCTTAAAGATTTTCCAACAAGTACAAATCATAAAGGAATTGAAATTCACCAGAGGGATAGAGTGTTTCGCCTTCTTGACAAGAACGGAGACGGTAAAATTAGCATTGAGGAACTTACAGAAGTGATGGAGGAGCTTGGTGCACCAGCAGAAGATGCCCGAGAAATGATGCAGCTCCTTGACTCAAATAGTGATGGCTCCCTCAGTTCTGACGAATTCCATATGTTCCAAGAACAG GTTGAGTTGGTGCGTAATTTAGAGGTCCGAGATGATCAATACAAGAAATTATTGGATGAGAAGCTTCATATGGCAGATGAGAGTGGTTTAATTCAAGTTTATAGTAAGGAGTTCGGCAACAGGCTTGCGAGCTAG
- the LOC114381432 gene encoding pentatricopeptide repeat-containing protein At5g66520-like: protein MSSCWVPPPWACSSMAEVKQQHSLLLRLGLSTNNHAMSRIFTFCSLSKHGDINYALKLFTTLPNPDTFLYNTLFKAFFSLSQTPSLSLLFYSHMLQHCVTPNAFTFPSLIRACKLEEEAKQLHAHVLKFGFGGDTYALNNLIHVYFAFGSLDDARRVFCTMSDPNVVSWTSLVSGYSQWGLVDEAFRVFELMPCKKNSVSWNAMIACFVKGNRFREAFALFRRMRVEKKMELDRFVAATMLSACTGVGALEQGMWIHKYVEKTGIVLDSKLATTIIDMYCKCGCLDKAFHVFCGLKVKRVSSWNCMIGGFAMHGKGEDAIRLFKEMEEEAMVAPDSITFVNVLTACAHSGLVEEGWYYFRYMVDVHGIDPTKEHYGCMVDLLARAGRLEEAKKVIDEMPMSPDAAVLGALLGACRIHGNLELGEEVGNRVIELDPENSGRYVILGNMYASCGKWEQVAGVRKLMDDRGVKKEPGFSMIEMEGVVNEFVAGGRDHPLAEAIYAKIYEMLESIRVVGYVPDTDGVLHDLVEEERENPLFYHSEKLAIAYGLLKTKRGETLRVTKNLRVCKDCHQASKMISKVYDCDIIIRDRSRFHHFSNGECSCKDYW, encoded by the coding sequence ATGAGTAGTTGTTGGGTTCCTCCACCTTGGGCATGTTCAAGCATGGCCGAAGTGAAGCAACAGCATTCCCTCCTCCTCCGTTTGGGACTCTCCACGAACAACCACGCCATGTCTCGCATCTTCACCTTCTGCTCCCTCTCCAAGCACGGAGACATCAACTACGCCCTCAAACTCTTCACCACTCTTCCCAACCCAGACACCTTCCTCTATAACACTCTCTTCAAAGCCTTCTTCTCCCTCTCCCAAACCCCTTCCCTTTCCCTCCTCTTCTACTCCCACATGTTACAACATTGCGTCACGCCCAACGCTTTCACCTTCCCCTCTCTCATAAGGGCATGTAAACTTGAGGAAGAAGCAAAACAGCTTCATGCACACGTTCTTAAATTCGGGTTTGGAGGGGACACCTACGCTCTCAACAACTTGATTCACGTGTATTTCGCTTTTGGTTCCTTGGATGATGCTAGGAGAGTGTTTTGTACCATGTCTGATCCTAATGTCGTATCTTGGACTAGTCTTGTTTCCGGGTACTCTCAGTGGGGACTCGTTGACGAGGCTTTTCGCGTTTTTGAGCTCATGCCTTGCAAGAAGAATTCTGTTTCTTGGAACGCCATGATTGCTTGTTTTGTCAAGGGAAACCGATTTCGCGAGGCGTTTGCTTTGTTTCGAAGGATGAGGgtggagaagaagatggagtTGGATAGGTTTGTGGCTGCCACAATGCTCTCTGCTTGCACGGGAGTGGGAGCTCTAGAGCAAGGGATGTGGATACATAAATATGTTGAGAAAACTGGGATTGTCTTGGATTCAAAACTTGCCACAACTATTATCGATATGTATTGCAAGTGTGGTTGTTTGGACAAGGCGTTTCATGTGTTTTGTGGGTTGAAAGTAAAAAGAGTTTCTTCATGGAATTGCATGATCGGGGGGTTTGCAATGCATGGCAAAGGAGAGGATGCTATTAGGCTTTTTAAGGAGATGGAGGAAGAAGCAATGGTTGCGCCTGACAGCATCACTTTTGTGAACGTTCTCACAGCTTGTGCTCATTCAGGTTTGGTTGAGGAAGGGTGGTATTACTTTCGTTACATGGTTGATGTTCATGGCATTGATCCCACCAAGGAGCATTATGGTTGCATGGTTGATTTGCTTGCTAGAGCTGGAAGGCTAGAGGAAGCGAAAAAGGTCATAGATGAGATGCCTATGAGTCCTGATGCTGCTGTCTTGGGTGCCCTTCTTGGAGCTTGTAGAATTCATGGGAATTTGGAATTGGGGGAGGAGGTTGGTAATAGAGTGATTGAACTAGATCCTGAAAATAGTGGACGTTATGTGATACTAGGTAATATGTATGCTAGTTGTGGAAAATGGGAACAAGTTGCTGGTGTGAGGAAATTGATGGATGATAGGGGAGTGAAGAAGGAACCAGGATTTTCAATGATTGAAATGGAGGGTGTAGTGAATGAATTTGTTGCCGGGGGGAGGGATCATCCCCTGGCTGAGGCTATATATGCCAAGATTTATGAGATGTTGGAATCAATTAGGGTGGTTGGTTATGTTCCTGATACTGATGGTGTGTTGCATGATCTTGTTGAGGAGGAAAGGGAGAATCCCCTGTTCTACCATAGTGAAAAACTTGCAATTGCTTATGGTTTGTTGAAGACCAAACGAGGAGAGACCCTTCGTGTCACCAAGAATCTGAGGGTTTGTAAAGATTGTCACCAAGCAAGTAAAATGATCTCCAAGGTTTATGATTGTGATATAATAATAAGGGATAGGAGCCGTTTCCACCATTTTAGTAATGGAGAGTGTTCTTGTAAAGACTACTGGTAA